The following are encoded in a window of Nibricoccus aquaticus genomic DNA:
- a CDS encoding TolC family protein translates to MNAFSRAALSSLVSVLAISSIPARAALSLAEAFDGIEKANPNVLISREAVAQALAAADQQRAALLPDISLDAQQRRTKSVQVTGAGPFEQSPVNRFDGKLTGSVALLNPAQIAAYRAARKSAAVAAFDQQQTLQTVFSAVAQSYFGHMRNVQRIDVLDANIRRARELLDLVKRQLDAGVVTQIDVTRAEAQLAITEQARLQQDTTVYQSELQLKRLLDWQLSAPLALAGFEVKRVDQPTLAGESEKAALEQRSDYLRATKAIEQNKDQVRAAGYQRFGVLSAVGEYGYVTSRAFDGNEKEAWLAGVAVSVPVFDGLRTSADKRVALAQLRQQELRVRALELQIPAELRLAAQDAKSRNTQVAVAERSLRLAQEQLRLAQIRFEGGAVDNREVIEAQNALAIASDSRLEAVYQYNLSRVELARAKGDVRAILAENAK, encoded by the coding sequence ATGAACGCTTTTTCTCGCGCCGCTCTTTCCTCTTTGGTCTCCGTGCTGGCCATCAGCAGTATTCCCGCGCGGGCGGCGCTTTCGCTGGCCGAGGCGTTCGACGGGATCGAGAAGGCGAATCCGAATGTTTTGATCAGCCGCGAAGCGGTGGCCCAGGCGCTGGCGGCGGCGGATCAGCAGCGGGCGGCGCTGCTGCCGGACATCTCTCTGGATGCGCAGCAACGACGGACGAAGTCGGTGCAAGTAACCGGAGCCGGGCCATTTGAGCAGTCGCCGGTCAACCGCTTCGACGGGAAGCTCACGGGCAGTGTGGCGTTGCTTAATCCGGCTCAGATCGCGGCGTATCGGGCGGCGCGAAAAAGCGCGGCGGTGGCGGCCTTTGACCAGCAGCAAACGTTGCAGACGGTATTCTCGGCGGTGGCGCAGAGTTATTTCGGCCACATGCGCAATGTGCAGCGTATCGACGTGCTCGATGCCAACATCCGGCGGGCGCGCGAGCTGCTCGATCTGGTGAAGCGGCAGCTGGATGCGGGTGTGGTTACGCAGATCGACGTGACGCGCGCGGAAGCCCAGCTGGCGATCACGGAGCAGGCGCGATTGCAGCAGGACACGACGGTTTACCAGAGCGAGTTGCAGTTGAAGCGGCTGCTCGACTGGCAGTTGTCGGCACCGCTGGCGCTGGCGGGCTTTGAGGTGAAGCGCGTGGATCAGCCAACGCTGGCGGGCGAGAGCGAGAAGGCGGCGCTGGAGCAGCGTTCGGACTATCTGCGCGCGACGAAAGCGATCGAACAAAACAAGGACCAGGTGCGCGCGGCGGGTTATCAGCGGTTCGGCGTGTTGAGCGCGGTGGGTGAATATGGATACGTGACATCGCGGGCGTTTGACGGGAACGAGAAGGAGGCCTGGCTCGCGGGCGTGGCGGTGTCGGTGCCGGTTTTCGACGGGCTCAGGACGAGTGCGGACAAGCGAGTGGCTCTGGCGCAGCTGCGGCAGCAGGAGCTGCGGGTGCGTGCGCTGGAGTTGCAGATCCCGGCGGAGTTGAGGCTGGCGGCGCAGGATGCGAAGTCGCGCAACACGCAGGTCGCGGTGGCGGAGCGCAGCTTGCGGCTCGCGCAAGAGCAGCTGCGGCTGGCGCAGATCCGGTTCGAGGGCGGCGCGGTGGACAACCGTGAAGTCATCGAAGCGCAGAATGCGCTGGCGATCGCGAGCGATAGCCGGCTGGAAGCGGTTTATCAGTACAACCTCAGCCGGGTGGAGCTGGCGCGGGCTAAGGGCGATGTGCGGGCGATCCTGGCCGAGAACGCGAAGTAA
- a CDS encoding NAD+ synthase yields MRIGLAQLNPTVGDLAGNRRRILDAYRSLVAQGAELVVFPELIVCGYPPRDLLFKRRFVPDNEESLTEIAAAIGEVPAIIGFVETNPAPTGRRFFNAAAFCHRGEIQVIGRKCLLPTYDVFDEDRYFEAASEPRIVTFDGKRIGLTICEDLWKNPKIDTARLYEINPIAWLAAERVDLVVNLSASPWYAGKGAVRDQLVTDTAKQLRCPLVYVNAIGGNDELVFDGRSLVANENGEITARLAAFTEDLRTVEIPLSSSPTPPASEPSSVKSSALSVERSTNSPASTPAPTGHWSLVTGHSPPPAASNHSADIYAALVLGLRDYAHKSGFKRALIALSGGIDSALVAVLAVEALGAENVIGVSLPSSISSQHSKDDARILAENLGIRFETIAIADAVATAEAALGPIFAGRARDVTEENIQARIRGVIMMALSNKFGALLLTTGNKSEVAVGYCTLYGDMCGGLAVISDVFKTQVYALCRWINCEREIIPENTITKPPSAELRPGQVDQDSLPPYDILDAILEGYVEKGLSRRDLVREGFNETVINDIVRKVDLNEYKRKQMAPGIKITPLAFGVGRRIPIVQKYVS; encoded by the coding sequence ATGCGTATCGGCCTAGCCCAGCTCAATCCCACCGTCGGCGACCTCGCCGGCAACCGCCGCAGAATCCTCGACGCCTACCGCTCGCTCGTTGCCCAAGGCGCCGAACTCGTCGTCTTCCCCGAGCTCATCGTCTGCGGCTACCCGCCCCGCGACCTGCTCTTCAAACGCCGGTTCGTCCCCGATAACGAAGAGTCCCTCACCGAGATCGCCGCCGCCATCGGCGAAGTCCCCGCCATCATCGGCTTCGTCGAAACCAACCCCGCGCCCACCGGCCGCCGCTTCTTCAACGCCGCCGCCTTCTGCCACCGCGGCGAGATCCAGGTCATCGGCCGCAAATGCCTCCTGCCCACCTACGACGTTTTCGACGAAGACCGCTACTTCGAAGCCGCCAGTGAGCCGCGCATCGTCACCTTCGACGGCAAACGCATCGGCCTCACCATCTGCGAAGATCTCTGGAAAAACCCGAAAATCGACACCGCCCGCCTCTACGAAATCAACCCCATCGCCTGGCTCGCCGCCGAACGCGTCGATCTCGTCGTCAACCTCTCCGCCAGTCCCTGGTACGCCGGCAAAGGCGCCGTCCGCGACCAGCTCGTCACCGACACCGCGAAACAACTCCGCTGCCCCCTCGTCTACGTGAACGCCATCGGCGGCAACGACGAGCTCGTCTTCGACGGCCGCTCCCTCGTCGCCAACGAGAACGGCGAAATCACCGCCCGCCTCGCCGCCTTCACCGAAGACCTCCGCACGGTCGAAATCCCGCTCTCATCGTCTCCCACCCCGCCCGCCTCCGAACCCTCGAGCGTTAAAAGTTCAGCGTTGAGCGTTGAGCGTTCCACCAATTCGCCCGCATCCACGCCTGCGCCCACTGGTCACTGGTCATTGGTCACTGGTCATTCGCCGCCTCCAGCGGCGTCCAATCATTCAGCCGACATTTATGCGGCGCTCGTCCTCGGCCTCCGCGATTACGCCCACAAGAGCGGCTTCAAACGCGCATTGATCGCCCTCTCCGGCGGCATCGACTCCGCCCTCGTCGCCGTCCTCGCCGTCGAAGCCCTTGGCGCGGAGAACGTCATCGGCGTTTCCCTGCCCTCCTCGATCTCCTCGCAACACTCCAAAGACGACGCCCGCATCCTCGCCGAAAACCTAGGCATCCGTTTCGAGACCATCGCCATCGCCGACGCCGTCGCCACCGCCGAAGCCGCGCTCGGCCCCATTTTCGCCGGACGCGCCCGCGACGTCACCGAGGAAAACATCCAGGCCCGCATCCGCGGCGTCATCATGATGGCGCTCTCCAATAAATTCGGCGCGCTCCTCCTCACTACGGGAAACAAGAGCGAGGTCGCCGTCGGCTACTGCACGCTCTACGGAGACATGTGCGGCGGCCTCGCCGTGATCTCCGACGTATTCAAAACTCAAGTCTACGCCCTCTGCCGCTGGATCAACTGCGAGCGCGAGATCATCCCTGAGAACACGATCACCAAACCCCCCAGCGCCGAACTCCGCCCCGGCCAGGTCGATCAAGACAGCCTCCCTCCTTACGACATCCTCGACGCCATTCTCGAAGGCTACGTCGAAAAAGGCCTCAGCCGCCGCGACCTAGTCCGCGAAGGTTTCAACGAAACCGTCATCAACGACATCGTCCGCAAAGTGGACCTTAACGAGTATAAGCGAAAGCAAATGGCCCCCGGCATTAAGATCACCCCCCTCGCCTTCGGCGTCGGCCGCCGCATCCCCATCGTCCAAAAATACGTGAGCTGA
- a CDS encoding GxxExxY protein: MDTDPIHSADHDPDGYALIGACYEVHKELGNGYLEDVYQESLELELTDRSIPFVAQPKLPIFYKGLPLRKHYEADLLVLDNIIVELKAVKALLLEHEAQLLHYLKATSRRVGYLVNFGAFPKLDWRRRIR, translated from the coding sequence ATGGACACTGATCCGATCCACTCCGCCGATCACGACCCCGATGGCTACGCGCTCATAGGCGCTTGCTACGAAGTCCACAAAGAACTCGGCAACGGATACCTCGAAGACGTTTACCAAGAAAGCCTCGAGCTTGAACTGACAGATCGCTCCATCCCATTCGTCGCTCAACCCAAGCTGCCGATCTTCTACAAAGGCCTCCCCCTCCGTAAACACTACGAGGCCGACCTCCTTGTTCTCGACAATATCATCGTCGAATTGAAAGCCGTGAAAGCACTCCTGCTAGAGCATGAGGCGCAACTGCTCCACTATCTAAAAGCCACCAGCCGCCGCGTCGGCTACCTGGTTAACTTCGGCGCATTCCCCAAACTCGATTGGCGCCGCCGCATCCGCTAA
- the hemL gene encoding glutamate-1-semialdehyde 2,1-aminomutase codes for MSASTPSLVPNSTALFARAQQLMPGGVNSPVRAFRSVGGAPFFVKAARGATLLTADDRVLIDFVCTWGPAIHGHNHPVIKKAIAAALESGTSFGTPNPYEVEMAELIVRFVPSIKKVRLCNSGTEATMSAIRLARGFTKRDKIIKFSGCYHGHSDSLLIKAGSGALTHGHPDSAGIPASFAQETIVLPYNDRAALDAAFAANPEKIACVIIEPYCGNVGFIMPDPGYLAYLREITAKHGTVLIFDEVMTGFRIAKGGVQERENITPDLTCLGKIIGGGLPVGAFGGRADIMDHLAPLGPVYQAGTLSGNPLAMAAGIAGLKLLEEQNPYVRLDALGQRLRDAVLAAARNKGLPVHVPQCGSMFSIFFTDTPVRDYATALKSDAKIFAKFFHLCLEKGVYLAPSAYEAGFLSTAHDGPAIDRACDVLTESLHSL; via the coding sequence ATGTCCGCCTCCACTCCCTCCCTCGTCCCCAACTCCACCGCCCTCTTCGCCCGCGCGCAGCAGCTCATGCCCGGCGGCGTCAACTCCCCCGTCCGAGCCTTCCGCTCCGTCGGTGGCGCTCCGTTCTTCGTGAAGGCCGCCCGCGGCGCCACGCTCCTAACGGCCGACGACCGCGTGCTCATCGACTTCGTCTGCACCTGGGGCCCCGCCATCCACGGGCACAATCACCCCGTCATCAAAAAAGCCATCGCCGCCGCCCTCGAAAGCGGCACGTCCTTCGGCACGCCCAATCCCTACGAAGTCGAGATGGCCGAGCTTATCGTCCGCTTCGTTCCCTCGATTAAAAAAGTCCGCCTCTGCAACAGCGGCACCGAAGCCACCATGTCCGCCATCCGCCTCGCCCGCGGGTTCACCAAGCGCGACAAGATCATCAAATTCTCCGGCTGCTACCACGGCCACTCGGACTCGCTGCTCATTAAAGCCGGCTCCGGCGCACTCACGCACGGCCATCCCGACAGCGCCGGCATCCCCGCCAGTTTCGCGCAGGAAACCATCGTCCTTCCCTACAACGACCGCGCCGCCCTCGACGCCGCCTTCGCCGCCAACCCAGAAAAAATCGCCTGCGTTATCATCGAACCCTACTGCGGCAACGTCGGCTTCATCATGCCCGACCCGGGCTACCTCGCCTACCTCCGCGAGATCACCGCCAAACACGGCACCGTCCTCATCTTCGACGAAGTCATGACCGGCTTCCGCATCGCCAAAGGCGGCGTTCAGGAACGCGAAAACATCACCCCCGATCTCACCTGCCTCGGAAAAATCATCGGCGGCGGTCTCCCCGTCGGCGCTTTCGGCGGACGCGCCGACATCATGGATCACCTCGCCCCGCTCGGCCCCGTTTATCAAGCCGGCACCCTCAGCGGAAACCCCCTCGCCATGGCCGCCGGCATCGCCGGCCTCAAACTCCTCGAAGAACAAAATCCCTACGTCCGCCTCGACGCCCTCGGCCAGCGCCTCCGCGACGCCGTCCTCGCCGCAGCCCGCAACAAAGGTCTCCCCGTGCATGTCCCCCAATGCGGCTCCATGTTCAGCATCTTCTTCACCGACACCCCCGTCCGCGACTACGCCACCGCCCTCAAAAGCGACGCGAAGATTTTCGCCAAATTCTTCCACCTCTGCCTCGAAAAAGGCGTTTACTTGGCTCCCAGTGCTTACGAAGCCGGTTTCCTCAGCACCGCGCACGACGGCCCCGCGATCGACCGGGCCTGCGATGTGCTCACCGAAAGCCTCCACTCGCTGTAA
- a CDS encoding SpoIVB peptidase S55 domain-containing protein, which produces MPKFAALALAFLVALAAPLTAQPTDAPQLPLAEIKPGQTGEVWTVFQGTQIEPFSVVVTGVLQNALGPGKSLIVCELTDPRVQKMGAVAGMSGSPLYIDGKLAGALSYQIQRFETVRFAGFTPIGDLIEVSQFETKSPRPVTPHDNNLIPLDKNSASTKRTSSLRTPLPSLNSQPSTLNFSSSVSSVASDSFTPLTPVFALGGISPQVAALFTEDFRALGLNTTALGGHTNTSSANSSAASASHPSPFPLHSSLRPGSAVAVALATGDITLAGTGTVSHVNGNHILAFGHPMLGLGDVELPMASAEILTILPSALNSFKLSNTGEVIGTISQDRLSAIYGEIGPKPAMLPVVVKTPARTLNFSTVRHDRLAPMIAGAGLSQAVLGSNENGLAEGFHITTTITYPGGRTLATDTIFAGPQGFQSGLSQFIRRLSASLGNPIADVFPDALSFVVETLPKNPAANLDLIQVSRTRLQPGDDLQVTLTVRDYQGSPVRETVSIPVPSAWLGRRLELLVMRGDALERVTGRPEMATVSQIRSFDSYLDLMSDKRRDDGLYVVVAERAGAFLDQTQLTLDYPGSIERIARGSDETRFQKRDVLVPLWETHLFPGKLLDAAHRRPLQVSE; this is translated from the coding sequence ATGCCCAAGTTCGCCGCCCTCGCCCTCGCCTTCCTCGTCGCCTTAGCGGCCCCACTCACCGCCCAGCCGACCGACGCGCCCCAACTCCCCCTCGCCGAGATAAAACCCGGCCAGACCGGCGAAGTCTGGACCGTTTTCCAAGGCACCCAAATCGAGCCCTTTTCCGTCGTCGTCACCGGCGTTCTTCAAAACGCCCTCGGCCCCGGCAAATCCCTCATCGTCTGCGAACTCACCGACCCTCGCGTCCAAAAAATGGGCGCCGTCGCCGGCATGAGCGGCAGCCCCCTCTACATCGACGGCAAACTCGCCGGCGCCCTCAGCTACCAAATCCAGCGCTTCGAAACCGTCCGCTTCGCCGGCTTCACCCCTATCGGCGACCTCATCGAAGTCTCTCAATTCGAAACCAAATCCCCCCGCCCCGTCACCCCGCACGACAACAACCTTATCCCCCTGGATAAAAACTCCGCCTCCACCAAACGCACCTCCTCGCTCCGCACTCCGCTTCCGTCTCTCAACTCTCAACCCTCAACTCTCAATTTTTCTTCCTCCGTCTCCTCCGTCGCCTCCGACTCCTTCACTCCCCTCACGCCCGTCTTCGCCCTCGGCGGCATCTCCCCGCAAGTCGCCGCCCTCTTCACCGAAGACTTCCGTGCCCTCGGCCTGAATACCACCGCCCTCGGCGGCCACACCAACACCTCGTCCGCCAACTCTAGCGCCGCCTCCGCCTCTCACCCTTCACCCTTCCCTCTTCACTCTTCTCTCCGCCCCGGCTCCGCCGTCGCCGTCGCACTCGCCACCGGCGACATCACCCTCGCCGGCACCGGCACCGTCTCCCACGTCAACGGCAACCACATCCTCGCCTTCGGCCATCCCATGCTCGGCCTCGGCGACGTCGAGCTCCCCATGGCCAGCGCCGAGATCCTCACGATCCTCCCCTCCGCGCTCAACTCCTTCAAACTCTCCAACACCGGCGAAGTCATCGGCACCATCAGCCAGGACCGCCTCTCCGCCATCTACGGCGAGATCGGCCCCAAGCCCGCCATGCTCCCCGTTGTAGTGAAAACTCCAGCACGCACCCTCAACTTCTCCACCGTCCGCCACGACCGCCTCGCCCCCATGATCGCCGGCGCTGGCCTTTCCCAAGCCGTCCTCGGCTCCAACGAAAACGGCCTGGCCGAAGGTTTCCACATCACCACCACCATCACCTATCCCGGCGGCCGCACCCTCGCTACCGACACGATCTTCGCCGGCCCCCAAGGCTTCCAATCCGGCCTCAGCCAGTTCATCCGCCGCCTCTCCGCCAGCCTCGGCAACCCCATCGCCGACGTCTTCCCCGACGCTCTCTCCTTCGTCGTCGAAACGCTCCCGAAAAATCCCGCCGCCAACCTCGATCTCATCCAGGTCTCCCGCACACGCCTTCAACCCGGCGACGACCTCCAGGTCACTCTCACCGTCCGCGATTACCAAGGCTCTCCCGTCCGCGAAACCGTCTCCATCCCCGTTCCCTCCGCCTGGCTCGGCCGCCGCCTCGAACTCCTCGTCATGCGTGGCGACGCTCTCGAACGCGTCACCGGCCGCCCCGAGATGGCCACCGTCTCCCAGATCCGCTCTTTCGATTCCTACCTCGACCTCATGAGCGACAAACGCCGCGACGACGGCCTCTACGTCGTCGTCGCCGAACGCGCCGGCGCCTTTCTCGACCAGACTCAACTCACGCTCGATTATCCCGGCAGCATCGAACGCATCGCCCGCGGCTCCGACGAAACCCGCTTCCAAAAACGCGACGTCCTCGTCCCCCTTTGGGAAACACATCTCTTCCCCGGCAAACTCCTCGACGCCGCCCACCGCCGCCCCCTCCAAGTCAGCGAATGA
- a CDS encoding VIT domain-containing protein has translation MITWTESARNELERHVAAVRTRMIAVGADANEVSEDIERHVSEELTAQKIAVATPEDVRRVLARMGTIEAELVGVQDAGSGRNGDSPEEKNSSLVTFFCIALGVVLPVVALVFEFITRACSSEMFDPMPTLFHALMIALVPLANGLALYHAGRCASEGGRDAVIPRWLGLLNGAAVAVAALYAAMFALITPFAVLAVIFFGIGLLPLAPLMALITALICRTRLRRAQKTAGQAMHGWRAGVVIALLALVGLETPSILTEAGLRLARSERTETMQRGLHLLRAVGSEERLLQRCYPRNGAAMDLVGFVFSFGKHLPVEEARTIFYRVTGKPFNLVPMPERFGFGGRSRMSDDWVWDSNAGGEVVGQRLKGLALTESRIDGTVDADALTGYLEWTMVFKNTAGWQQEARAQIALPPGGVVSRLTLWVNGEEREAAFAGRSQVREAYQKVAIQQRRDPVLVTTKGPNRVQMQCFPVPANGEMKIRFGVTMPLRAISEGKAEMMLPRIIEQNFSVPDGVTHALWLESASPLALADGGLKPVRETNGLWSAHGAIALKNGEVLPLVMVSGNAERREHWAVHSQMPGKVFVQRLVEAERKAARELVVVIDGSQAMGPLIGEIADVIGAQDAAAKIRLLVAGDVVVSCPGRAPAEVAAWLRAQRFVGGQDNLDALSAAWDDAAAAGGEILWIHGTQPVGWQSFEGLSQKQTRRPKQVAIRAFAVVQGAQVILEKLDGVTRVTAAERWGTLREDLSAELGRALTGGGRNLERTMSDRTTPNLTLEQQEKGGHIARLWAADEIARLVAGGKRAEAVALAGKFQLVTAVSGAVVLETKAQFDAAGLAAIDPATAPSIPEPATVVLIMGGAAAVFVVWRKRKLRRAA, from the coding sequence ATGATTACCTGGACTGAGAGCGCGAGGAACGAACTTGAACGCCATGTGGCCGCTGTGCGCACGCGCATGATCGCGGTGGGTGCGGACGCGAACGAAGTGTCGGAAGACATCGAGCGTCATGTAAGCGAGGAGCTGACGGCGCAGAAGATCGCCGTGGCGACACCGGAGGATGTGCGGCGGGTTCTAGCGCGGATGGGCACAATCGAAGCGGAACTGGTCGGGGTTCAGGATGCGGGTAGCGGAAGAAACGGGGATAGTCCTGAAGAAAAGAACAGCTCGTTGGTCACGTTTTTTTGCATCGCGCTGGGTGTGGTGCTGCCGGTGGTGGCGCTGGTCTTTGAGTTTATCACCCGCGCGTGTTCGTCGGAGATGTTCGATCCGATGCCGACGCTGTTTCACGCGCTGATGATCGCGCTGGTGCCGCTGGCAAACGGCCTGGCGCTGTATCATGCGGGACGTTGCGCCAGTGAAGGCGGGCGGGACGCGGTGATTCCGCGCTGGCTGGGATTGTTGAACGGGGCGGCGGTGGCGGTCGCTGCGCTGTATGCGGCGATGTTTGCGCTGATCACGCCGTTTGCCGTGCTCGCGGTGATTTTTTTCGGGATCGGGCTGCTGCCGCTGGCGCCATTGATGGCTTTGATCACGGCACTGATCTGTCGCACGCGACTGCGTAGAGCGCAAAAGACCGCAGGGCAGGCGATGCATGGCTGGCGCGCGGGTGTGGTGATCGCGTTGCTGGCGCTCGTAGGATTGGAGACGCCGTCGATCCTGACGGAGGCGGGGCTTCGCCTGGCGCGTTCCGAGAGAACAGAGACGATGCAGCGAGGGCTTCATTTGCTCCGTGCGGTGGGCAGCGAAGAGAGACTTTTGCAGCGGTGCTATCCGCGCAATGGAGCGGCGATGGATCTGGTGGGCTTTGTTTTCTCGTTTGGAAAACACCTTCCGGTCGAGGAGGCGCGCACGATTTTTTATCGAGTGACGGGAAAGCCGTTCAATCTGGTGCCAATGCCCGAGCGTTTCGGTTTCGGCGGACGTTCGCGGATGAGTGACGATTGGGTGTGGGATTCAAACGCGGGCGGGGAAGTGGTCGGGCAAAGGCTCAAGGGACTGGCTCTGACGGAGTCGCGGATCGATGGGACGGTCGATGCGGATGCGCTGACGGGTTATTTGGAGTGGACGATGGTGTTTAAGAACACGGCGGGCTGGCAGCAGGAGGCGCGGGCGCAGATCGCGCTGCCGCCGGGCGGGGTGGTGTCGCGGTTGACGTTGTGGGTGAATGGCGAGGAGCGGGAGGCGGCGTTCGCGGGGCGCTCGCAGGTGCGCGAGGCTTATCAGAAGGTCGCGATCCAGCAGCGGCGCGATCCGGTGCTCGTTACGACGAAGGGGCCGAACCGGGTGCAGATGCAGTGTTTCCCGGTGCCGGCGAACGGGGAGATGAAGATCCGCTTCGGCGTGACGATGCCGTTGCGCGCGATCTCGGAAGGGAAGGCGGAGATGATGCTGCCGCGGATCATCGAGCAGAATTTTAGCGTGCCGGATGGGGTGACTCACGCACTGTGGCTGGAGTCGGCGAGTCCGCTGGCGCTGGCGGACGGCGGACTGAAACCGGTGCGGGAGACGAATGGACTGTGGTCAGCGCATGGAGCGATCGCGTTGAAAAACGGCGAAGTGCTTCCGCTGGTAATGGTGAGCGGAAATGCGGAGAGGCGTGAGCACTGGGCGGTGCATTCACAGATGCCGGGGAAGGTGTTTGTGCAGAGGCTGGTCGAGGCGGAGCGAAAGGCGGCGCGCGAACTCGTGGTGGTTATCGATGGATCGCAGGCGATGGGGCCGCTCATCGGTGAGATCGCGGATGTGATCGGGGCGCAGGATGCCGCGGCGAAGATCCGGCTGCTCGTGGCGGGCGATGTGGTGGTGAGTTGTCCGGGGCGCGCGCCGGCGGAAGTGGCGGCGTGGTTGAGGGCGCAGCGTTTTGTCGGCGGTCAGGACAATCTGGATGCGTTGTCGGCGGCGTGGGATGACGCGGCGGCGGCGGGCGGGGAGATTTTGTGGATTCACGGGACGCAGCCGGTCGGGTGGCAGTCGTTTGAAGGGCTTTCGCAGAAGCAAACGCGGCGGCCGAAGCAGGTGGCGATTCGCGCGTTTGCGGTGGTGCAGGGCGCGCAGGTGATTTTGGAGAAGCTGGATGGCGTGACGCGCGTGACGGCGGCGGAGCGCTGGGGGACGTTGCGGGAGGATTTGAGCGCGGAGCTCGGGCGGGCGCTGACGGGTGGCGGGAGAAATCTGGAGCGGACGATGTCGGATCGGACAACGCCGAATTTGACATTAGAGCAGCAGGAGAAGGGCGGGCACATCGCGCGGCTTTGGGCGGCGGATGAAATCGCGCGGTTGGTTGCGGGTGGGAAGCGGGCGGAGGCGGTGGCGCTCGCGGGGAAGTTTCAGCTGGTGACGGCGGTGTCGGGCGCAGTCGTGCTGGAGACGAAGGCGCAGTTCGATGCGGCGGGACTGGCGGCGATCGATCCGGCGACGGCACCGAGTATCCCGGAACCGGCGACGGTGGTGCTCATCATGGGCGGGGCGGCGGCGGTGTTTGTGGTGTGGCGGAAGCGGAAGCTGCGGCGAGCGGCGTGA
- a CDS encoding PadR family transcriptional regulator: MADSSEEIFGNWTVQVRKGVLDLCILNALDGQERYGYELVKELANLPGFGVTEGTLYPLLSRLRLQGLVKTRLEESSEGPARKYYSLTPAGRKVAALMNDYLLELVPACRALRRKN; this comes from the coding sequence GTGGCAGATTCCTCCGAGGAGATTTTCGGCAATTGGACGGTGCAGGTCCGCAAGGGCGTGCTCGATCTGTGCATCCTCAACGCTCTCGATGGGCAGGAACGCTACGGCTATGAACTAGTGAAGGAGCTGGCGAATCTGCCGGGCTTCGGTGTGACGGAGGGAACGCTTTATCCGTTGTTGTCCCGGCTGCGGTTGCAGGGGCTGGTGAAGACGCGGCTGGAGGAGTCGAGCGAAGGGCCCGCGCGGAAGTATTATTCGCTCACGCCGGCGGGCCGGAAGGTGGCGGCGCTCATGAACGATTATCTTTTGGAACTGGTGCCGGCTTGCCGCGCGTTGCGGCGCAAAAACTAA